A part of Thermodesulfovibrionales bacterium genomic DNA contains:
- a CDS encoding FAD-dependent oxidoreductase has product MADTIYDVVIVGGGPAGLTAAQYAARANLRTIILDKSASAGAIAYSSRIENYPGLMEPLSGKELLDIFRKQAIGFGAEYVEKQVVGVKLDGETKEVYTMDGMYQGRTVIIATGSMGRKPAIKGEAEFLGRGVSYCAICDAAFYRGKTVCVIGDSEEAVKETGLLTGFADLVYLIAPSKKLKVAEDHPVLKAEKVRVLTGHSVTAIEGNEVVEKLRMFDSDRNEKVLELSGVFIYLHGSKPIIDFLGNTVELSEIECVVTNRMMETSIPGVFGAGDVTCTEVRQVVLAAANGCVAALSAEQHIHHKRRHRYDWG; this is encoded by the coding sequence ATGGCAGATACCATATATGATGTCGTGATTGTCGGAGGTGGCCCGGCCGGACTCACTGCTGCCCAGTACGCAGCACGGGCGAACCTCAGGACCATCATCCTGGATAAGTCGGCATCAGCCGGCGCCATCGCCTATTCAAGCAGGATCGAGAACTACCCGGGGCTCATGGAACCTCTCAGCGGCAAGGAGCTCCTCGATATCTTCAGGAAACAGGCCATCGGGTTCGGCGCCGAGTATGTCGAAAAACAGGTGGTGGGAGTCAAACTCGACGGCGAGACAAAAGAGGTCTACACCATGGACGGCATGTATCAGGGCAGGACGGTTATTATCGCCACGGGATCGATGGGGCGAAAGCCTGCGATAAAGGGTGAGGCCGAGTTTCTTGGCAGGGGTGTGAGCTACTGCGCCATATGTGATGCTGCTTTTTACCGGGGAAAGACTGTCTGTGTCATTGGCGATTCAGAGGAGGCGGTGAAGGAGACAGGACTTCTCACAGGGTTTGCCGATCTTGTGTACCTCATCGCTCCTTCGAAGAAACTGAAAGTGGCAGAAGATCATCCTGTTCTGAAGGCAGAAAAGGTCAGGGTCCTGACAGGGCATAGTGTAACAGCCATAGAGGGGAATGAAGTTGTTGAAAAGTTACGGATGTTCGACAGCGACCGGAATGAGAAGGTCCTCGAGCTGTCAGGGGTCTTTATCTATCTCCATGGGAGCAAGCCTATTATTGATTTTCTCGGCAACACCGTGGAGCTCAGCGAAATCGAATGCGTCGTTACCAACAGAATGATGGAGACGTCTATCCCCGGGGTCTTCGGAGCCGGCGATGTCACCTGCACGGAAGTTAGACAGGTCGTCCTGGCTGCGGCGAACGGCTGTGTCGCCGCCCTCTCAGCCGAGCAGCATATACACCATAAAAGGAGGCATAGATACGACTGGGGATGA
- a CDS encoding HD domain-containing protein produces MKRIANFLFEAGMLKRTPRTGFQFLGSGAESVAEHIFRTVYIGYTLGHLAKDVDTDRLIKICLFHDLSEARTGDLNYVNKKYVTADEERAVHDLADTLPFGDEIRELITEFMEGESLEARLAYDADQLEIILALKEYKDLGNTYADEWLSFAVRRLKTDTAKELAETILETDSSLWWFSDKGDWWIRGGKEGKKSGSAKKAKKKTNK; encoded by the coding sequence ATGAAAAGGATTGCGAATTTCTTATTCGAGGCTGGGATGCTTAAGCGCACGCCAAGGACCGGCTTCCAGTTCCTCGGTTCCGGTGCTGAATCGGTCGCGGAGCATATCTTCAGGACGGTCTATATCGGTTACACCCTCGGCCATCTTGCAAAGGACGTTGACACAGACAGACTCATCAAGATCTGCCTCTTCCATGATCTCTCTGAAGCGAGGACGGGCGACCTGAATTATGTGAACAAGAAATATGTGACTGCTGATGAGGAAAGGGCCGTTCATGACCTTGCAGACACATTGCCCTTTGGCGACGAGATCAGAGAACTGATCACGGAGTTTATGGAAGGGGAAAGCCTCGAGGCCCGCCTTGCTTACGATGCAGACCAACTCGAAATCATCCTTGCTCTGAAGGAATACAAAGACCTCGGCAATACCTATGCCGACGAATGGCTCTCTTTCGCCGTCAGGCGTCTTAAAACGGACACGGCAAAGGAGCTCGCAGAGACGATCCTCGAGACAGACTCTTCCCTCTGGTGGTTTTCCGACAAGGGCGACTGGTGGATCAGAGGGGGCAAGGAAGGAAAGAAGAGCGGATCAGCAAAAAAGGCAAAAAAAAAGACCAACAAATAA
- a CDS encoding class I SAM-dependent methyltransferase has protein sequence MTQIAPHFHEKNSPNLGRYRITAMFYDLLDLPWELMYKKWRPVLVEDVRGSVLEAGIGTGRNLRYYHHNVTLTALDLSAAMLKRAKKRAKDAACSVNFVCDDACLMKSIPSVRYDWIISTFLCCVMPEELQPLALAQFSRVLKPGGHFRLLEIIYSKTPALRKRQELFANFVEKVYGARFDRNTLHLVESAPRLKVTKTRFLKDDTYLLIEGIRTADD, from the coding sequence ATGACCCAGATCGCACCGCATTTCCACGAAAAAAACAGCCCCAATCTCGGGAGATACAGGATCACCGCAATGTTCTATGACCTCCTCGACCTCCCCTGGGAGTTGATGTATAAGAAGTGGAGGCCCGTCCTCGTCGAAGATGTGCGGGGGTCAGTGCTTGAGGCAGGAATCGGCACCGGGAGGAACCTGAGGTATTATCATCACAATGTGACCCTGACCGCCCTTGACCTGAGCGCAGCCATGCTGAAGCGGGCAAAGAAGCGGGCGAAGGATGCGGCCTGCAGTGTCAACTTTGTTTGTGATGATGCCTGTCTCATGAAATCCATTCCGTCAGTCCGTTATGACTGGATCATCTCGACCTTCCTCTGCTGTGTCATGCCTGAAGAACTTCAGCCCCTTGCACTTGCGCAGTTTTCCCGGGTTCTGAAACCCGGCGGACATTTCAGGCTTTTGGAAATCATCTATTCGAAGACGCCCGCTCTGCGAAAACGGCAGGAGCTCTTTGCCAATTTTGTGGAAAAGGTCTATGGGGCTCGCTTTGATCGCAACACCCTTCACCTCGTCGAAAGCGCTCCGAGGCTGAAGGTTACCAAGACTCGCTTTCTCAAAGACGACACCTATCTGCTCATCGAGGGAATCAGGACTGCCGATGATTGA
- a CDS encoding D-sedoheptulose 7-phosphate isomerase, with product MEEKILKSFEESISVKEKFIKTHLGVIVEASKMIAEAFNEGKKLLLFGNGGSATDASHMAAEFVNRFKKERPGLPAMALNTDVAVITSIANDYDYSEIFARQLKCLSEEGDVVIAISTSGSSANVLKAMDAAKRKKLRTIVFTGAKGEKLASKGELAFIVPSDNTPRIQETHSTLGHVLCQMVEEILFETHRKR from the coding sequence ATGGAAGAGAAGATACTCAAGTCCTTCGAAGAAAGCATAAGCGTAAAAGAAAAATTCATAAAGACACACCTCGGGGTGATCGTGGAAGCCTCAAAGATGATTGCTGAAGCCTTCAACGAAGGAAAGAAACTCCTTCTCTTCGGAAACGGCGGCAGCGCCACAGACGCCTCACATATGGCAGCGGAGTTTGTGAACCGTTTCAAGAAGGAGCGGCCAGGGCTTCCTGCAATGGCCCTGAACACGGATGTTGCCGTCATCACCTCCATAGCAAATGATTACGACTATTCCGAGATCTTTGCCCGCCAGCTCAAGTGTCTTTCTGAGGAAGGAGACGTAGTCATTGCCATAAGCACGAGCGGCAGTTCAGCCAATGTGCTGAAGGCGATGGATGCAGCAAAACGAAAGAAGCTCAGAACGATTGTCTTCACGGGAGCAAAGGGCGAAAAGTTGGCTTCAAAAGGCGAGCTTGCCTTTATCGTTCCATCGGACAACACACCGCGAATACAGGAAACCCATTCCACGCTCGGCCATGTCCTCTGCCAGATGGTGGAGGAAATACTCTTTGAGACCCATAGGAAGAGATAG
- the ruvB gene encoding Holliday junction branch migration DNA helicase RuvB, which produces MKRIDDSASGGEISPVKSQEDQNFEAVIRPRTFDDFVGQDKIKENLKVFITAAMQRHEPLDHVLFGGPPGLGKTTLANIIANELNVNIKTTSGPVLERPGDLAAILTNLSEMDILFIDEIHRLPRIVEEVLYPAMEDYQLDIIIGQGPNARTLKLSLPKFTLIGATTRAGLLTSPLRDRFGVINRLEFYGPRELKKIVFRTAAIFSVVITDEAALEIARRSRGTPRIANRLLRRIRDFAQVRGNGVINIEITRHSLDALDIDERGLDEMDRKFLSTIIEKFGGGPVGIETISAALREERDTLEDVYEPYLLQEGLIERTPRGRLATKLAYKHLGAKAPEGLF; this is translated from the coding sequence TTGAAGAGGATCGACGATTCAGCTTCCGGCGGAGAGATAAGTCCGGTCAAGAGTCAGGAGGACCAGAATTTCGAGGCTGTCATCAGGCCGAGGACCTTCGATGACTTTGTCGGCCAGGACAAGATCAAGGAGAACCTCAAGGTCTTTATCACGGCGGCGATGCAGAGGCATGAACCCCTTGACCATGTGCTCTTCGGTGGCCCGCCTGGACTGGGGAAGACGACGCTCGCCAATATCATCGCGAACGAACTGAACGTGAATATCAAGACGACTTCCGGACCCGTGCTCGAAAGGCCCGGCGACCTCGCAGCCATCCTGACCAATCTTTCGGAGATGGATATTCTCTTCATTGATGAAATACACCGTCTGCCGAGGATCGTGGAAGAGGTCCTCTACCCTGCCATGGAGGATTATCAGCTCGATATCATCATCGGCCAGGGGCCGAATGCCAGGACCCTGAAACTCAGTCTTCCCAAATTCACCCTCATCGGCGCAACGACACGGGCAGGACTCCTCACGTCCCCGCTGCGGGACAGGTTCGGTGTCATAAACAGGCTCGAATTCTATGGTCCCCGTGAGCTCAAGAAGATCGTCTTCCGCACCGCAGCGATCTTCTCCGTCGTGATCACCGACGAAGCAGCCCTTGAGATCGCGAGGAGATCGAGGGGAACGCCGAGGATCGCAAACAGGCTCCTAAGGAGGATAAGGGACTTTGCCCAGGTGAGGGGGAACGGTGTTATCAATATAGAAATAACGCGCCATTCCCTCGATGCCCTTGATATCGATGAGAGGGGCCTTGATGAGATGGACAGAAAATTCCTCTCGACGATCATAGAGAAATTCGGAGGAGGCCCTGTCGGCATCGAGACGATCTCAGCGGCCCTCCGGGAAGAACGGGACACCCTCGAAGATGTGTATGAACCCTATCTGCTTCAGGAGGGCCTGATAGAGAGGACTCCCAGGGGCCGCCTCGCAACAAAACTTGCTTACAAGCACCTTGGCGCAAAAGCCCCGGAAGGTCTGTTCTGA
- a CDS encoding DUF438 domain-containing protein, translating to MELSGKTKIDDLLKDYPFLMDFFVNRSPKFKMLQSTVMRKTVGKVAPLSHVAAIGGIELNELLAEIAAEIKAKTGERVTVAREVGEEVGAVSGAEARQEILKDIIKDLHKGVDMEVLKRRFHELIKDIDPSEIARMEQNLMAEGMPETEIKRLCDVHVEVFKEALGKQEAPTAPAGHPLHTFMKENRVAEGIVLEIKGVLEKLCDTPEKEVFRQHRKSLLQLIDRLSDINLHYLRKENQLFPVLELHEITGPSEVMWAIHDDVRQTLKYARGQVAELQVPLVYGTIKYLLQSIIDMIYKEEHILFPMALEMLSEGDWVKVRKGEEEIGYAWVEPEKGWMPVVEVSPAEKAVAAGELSLSTGRLTPEQVDLLLTHLPVDISFVNENDEIVYYSQTRERVFPRSPGVIGRKVQKCHPPKSFHIVQKILDEFRSGKRDVADFWIQMKGRFIHIRYFAVRDAKGFYRGTMEVSQDVTGIRKLEGEQRLLDWD from the coding sequence ATGGAACTGAGTGGGAAGACAAAGATCGATGACCTCTTAAAGGATTATCCCTTCTTGATGGACTTTTTCGTCAACAGGTCGCCGAAGTTCAAGATGTTGCAGAGTACGGTGATGAGAAAGACGGTAGGGAAGGTGGCCCCTTTGTCCCATGTTGCCGCCATAGGGGGAATTGAACTCAACGAGTTGCTTGCCGAGATCGCCGCTGAAATCAAGGCAAAGACGGGAGAGCGGGTCACTGTTGCGAGAGAAGTCGGAGAGGAGGTCGGAGCGGTTTCAGGCGCCGAGGCACGGCAAGAGATCTTAAAGGATATCATTAAGGACCTTCATAAGGGCGTTGATATGGAGGTCCTGAAGAGAAGGTTCCATGAGCTTATCAAGGATATCGATCCCTCGGAGATAGCGAGGATGGAGCAGAACCTCATGGCGGAGGGTATGCCGGAGACCGAGATTAAGCGCCTCTGTGATGTTCACGTTGAGGTATTCAAGGAGGCTCTCGGTAAACAGGAGGCGCCGACCGCACCCGCCGGACATCCCCTCCATACCTTCATGAAAGAGAACAGGGTTGCCGAGGGAATAGTGCTGGAGATTAAGGGCGTCCTCGAGAAACTCTGTGATACCCCTGAGAAAGAGGTCTTCAGACAGCATAGGAAGAGTCTCCTTCAACTCATAGACCGATTGTCTGATATCAACCTCCACTACCTCAGAAAGGAGAACCAGTTGTTCCCGGTCCTCGAATTGCACGAAATCACCGGGCCCTCCGAGGTCATGTGGGCCATCCATGACGACGTACGCCAGACGCTGAAGTACGCGAGGGGACAGGTTGCCGAGCTCCAGGTGCCACTGGTTTACGGGACGATCAAGTACCTGCTGCAAAGTATCATCGATATGATCTACAAGGAAGAGCATATCCTCTTCCCCATGGCTTTGGAGATGCTGAGCGAAGGAGATTGGGTTAAGGTGAGAAAGGGTGAAGAGGAGATCGGATATGCCTGGGTCGAGCCGGAAAAGGGATGGATGCCTGTTGTTGAGGTTTCCCCTGCAGAGAAAGCGGTTGCGGCCGGGGAACTGAGTCTCAGCACCGGCCGGCTGACCCCCGAACAGGTGGACCTCCTCCTTACCCATCTGCCCGTTGACATCTCCTTTGTGAATGAGAACGATGAGATTGTCTACTATTCCCAAACACGAGAGAGGGTCTTTCCGCGGAGTCCCGGCGTCATCGGGAGGAAGGTCCAGAAGTGCCATCCCCCAAAGAGTTTCCATATAGTCCAGAAGATTCTCGATGAGTTCAGGAGCGGAAAGAGAGACGTTGCCGATTTCTGGATCCAGATGAAGGGCAGGTTCATCCATATCAGATACTTTGCCGTGCGTGACGCAAAGGGCTTTTACAGAGGGACGATGGAGGTGAGCCAGGATGTCACGGGAATCCGGAAACTTGAAGGCGAGCAGAGGCTGCTCGACTGGGATTAG
- the ruvC gene encoding crossover junction endodeoxyribonuclease RuvC has translation MRPIGRDRANRLKGLRVIGIDPGSRICGYGIVECETGSNGKDGCRYVASGRIEMSPADALHARLNDIYSALAEIIREYRPVEAVIERVFFAKSVKAALHLGHARGVSMLAATSQGLRVYEYSALQVKKALVGYGRAEKSQVQAMVRAFLDLKIALSPDSADALALSICHLNTVKFPKR, from the coding sequence TTGAGACCCATAGGAAGAGATAGGGCCAATCGCTTGAAGGGTCTGCGGGTTATCGGCATTGACCCCGGAAGTCGTATCTGCGGCTACGGAATCGTAGAGTGCGAAACCGGATCCAATGGGAAGGACGGGTGCCGCTATGTAGCGTCAGGGAGGATCGAGATGTCGCCGGCTGACGCGCTCCACGCAAGGTTGAACGATATCTATTCGGCCCTTGCCGAGATCATCAGGGAATACCGGCCCGTTGAGGCAGTCATCGAGCGTGTATTCTTCGCGAAAAGCGTAAAGGCAGCTCTGCATCTCGGCCACGCGCGAGGGGTCTCGATGCTTGCGGCGACGTCGCAGGGACTCAGGGTTTACGAATACTCTGCGCTGCAGGTGAAGAAGGCCCTTGTCGGTTACGGAAGGGCGGAAAAGAGCCAGGTCCAGGCGATGGTCAGGGCATTCCTCGATCTGAAGATCGCCCTCTCCCCTGACAGTGCGGACGCACTCGCCCTCTCGATCTGCCACCTGAATACCGTGAAGTTCCCGAAACGGTGA
- a CDS encoding DUF2007 domain-containing protein has product MDEDWAEVFITYDPLEAEMIKDLLESGGISVVLRSSKVSPYPVNIGKMGEITILVKKEEQDTAEKVIRGEIAGDESPPDA; this is encoded by the coding sequence ATGGATGAAGACTGGGCTGAAGTCTTTATAACCTACGATCCCCTTGAAGCCGAGATGATCAAGGATCTCCTCGAAAGCGGCGGTATATCCGTCGTCCTGAGGTCTTCAAAGGTGAGTCCCTATCCGGTCAATATCGGGAAGATGGGCGAGATTACAATCCTCGTAAAGAAGGAAGAGCAGGACACTGCGGAAAAGGTGATAAGAGGCGAGATCGCCGGCGACGAGAGCCCCCCTGATGCTTGA
- a CDS encoding NADP-dependent isocitrate dehydrogenase: protein MPGKGGFLFTKLRVKNPIVEMDGDEMTRIIWHSIKAKLITPFLDVDLRYYDLGIKHRDDTDDKVTVEAAEATKEIGIGVKCATITPNEARVREYGLKEQWKSPNATIRSIMDGTVFRKPIIIKNIPPAVSRWKKPIIIGRHAYGDIYKSAEFVVDVPGTAELVFTPEKGDGKKSVKVCAFKGRGVVMGMHNTESSIRSFAKACINYALSEKIDLWFGTKDTISKQYHGFFRDVFGEEVEKVRLEFEKKGIRYRYFLIDDAVAQIIKSEGGMMWACMNYDGDVMSDMVATGFGSLGLMTSVLVSPDGKYEFEAAHGTVQRHYYEHLKGNPTSTNSIATIFAWTGALVKRGELDNTPEVVRFAGTIEKAVIETVESGIMTKDLMLIAEPKVDKYALTEEFIDAVADRLTKTLRAA, encoded by the coding sequence TTGCCGGGCAAAGGAGGTTTTCTGTTTACGAAACTGAGAGTGAAGAATCCCATCGTCGAGATGGACGGCGACGAGATGACGAGAATCATCTGGCATTCAATAAAGGCGAAGCTTATCACGCCCTTCCTCGACGTTGATCTCCGTTATTATGACCTGGGTATCAAACACCGTGACGATACCGATGACAAGGTTACGGTGGAGGCGGCCGAGGCGACGAAGGAGATAGGCATAGGAGTGAAGTGTGCGACGATTACGCCGAACGAAGCCAGGGTCAGGGAATATGGTCTGAAAGAGCAATGGAAGAGCCCCAATGCCACGATACGTTCGATCATGGACGGCACGGTATTCAGGAAGCCGATCATCATAAAGAATATTCCTCCCGCGGTGAGCAGGTGGAAGAAACCGATAATCATCGGGCGTCACGCCTATGGTGATATTTACAAGAGTGCCGAGTTCGTCGTCGACGTGCCTGGCACCGCTGAACTCGTTTTTACTCCTGAAAAGGGGGATGGGAAGAAATCCGTAAAGGTCTGCGCTTTCAAGGGCCGCGGCGTCGTCATGGGCATGCACAACACGGAGTCTTCCATCAGGAGCTTTGCGAAGGCTTGCATCAATTATGCCCTCAGCGAGAAGATCGATCTCTGGTTCGGGACAAAGGACACGATCTCGAAACAGTACCACGGGTTTTTCCGCGATGTCTTCGGAGAAGAGGTCGAGAAGGTCAGGCTGGAGTTCGAGAAGAAGGGTATCCGGTACCGTTATTTCCTAATCGACGACGCCGTCGCGCAGATCATAAAATCTGAGGGCGGGATGATGTGGGCGTGTATGAATTATGACGGCGACGTGATGTCCGATATGGTAGCGACGGGCTTTGGGAGCCTCGGACTCATGACTTCGGTACTCGTCTCTCCCGACGGAAAGTATGAGTTTGAGGCGGCCCATGGCACCGTGCAGAGACATTACTATGAGCACCTGAAGGGGAATCCTACCTCGACGAACTCCATCGCGACGATCTTTGCGTGGACCGGCGCGCTTGTGAAGAGGGGTGAACTCGACAATACCCCCGAGGTTGTCCGTTTTGCCGGTACCATCGAGAAGGCCGTTATCGAGACCGTCGAGAGCGGGATCATGACAAAGGATCTCATGCTCATTGCCGAACCGAAAGTGGACAAATACGCGCTCACTGAAGAGTTTATTGACGCTGTTGCCGATAGGTTGACGAAGACCCTTCGGGCAGCCTAA
- a CDS encoding putative toxin-antitoxin system toxin component, PIN family, producing MRVVFDSNIFISALTLPGGKGDAAVLRVIDGKDTLIISREIIDEVLTVLAKKFSKDAEALSRVAVNLVGIGEIVRPSEWLKVFDGDSDNRILECAVAGNAEAIVTGDKAMLMLRKYRHVRIISLTGFLRRG from the coding sequence ATGAGGGTTGTCTTTGATAGTAATATTTTCATCTCCGCATTGACCCTACCCGGCGGCAAGGGGGACGCTGCGGTGCTGAGGGTCATTGACGGCAAAGATACCCTTATTATCTCTCGAGAGATCATCGATGAAGTCCTCACTGTGCTGGCCAAAAAATTCAGCAAAGACGCAGAGGCATTAAGCCGTGTGGCCGTCAACCTTGTGGGCATTGGGGAGATCGTGCGTCCTTCTGAATGGCTGAAGGTTTTCGACGGTGATTCTGATAACCGTATTCTCGAATGTGCGGTTGCGGGCAACGCCGAAGCAATTGTAACCGGCGACAAGGCCATGCTTATGTTGAGGAAGTATCGGCACGTGAGGATCATTTCCCTCACTGGGTTCTTGAGAAGAGGTTAG
- the ruvA gene encoding Holliday junction branch migration protein RuvA codes for MIGSLRGKLISKKPDNVIVEACGVGYLVNLPVNLLSSLPPEGSQVFLSVYTHVREDALQLYGFPSEDEKRIFTTLLGVTGIGPKMALNILSGVALKDFLHALDTEDVAMLCRIPGLGKKTAHRLILELKEKLPKVQEPKDRIFEDTLSALVNLGYKKSEAQECLERAMKRGFTTIEDLLKESLKYLTGGSDSQRGGTRG; via the coding sequence ATGATCGGGTCCCTGAGAGGAAAGCTCATATCGAAGAAGCCCGACAATGTCATTGTCGAGGCCTGCGGGGTCGGCTATCTTGTGAACCTGCCTGTGAACCTTCTCTCCTCCCTTCCTCCTGAAGGCTCTCAAGTATTTCTTTCGGTTTACACCCACGTCCGGGAGGATGCTTTACAGCTCTATGGTTTTCCCTCTGAGGACGAAAAGCGGATATTTACGACTCTCCTGGGGGTGACGGGCATAGGTCCGAAGATGGCGCTCAATATCCTCTCGGGCGTAGCGTTAAAGGACTTTCTCCATGCCCTCGACACTGAGGATGTGGCGATGCTCTGCAGGATCCCCGGTCTCGGCAAGAAGACGGCCCACCGGCTCATCCTCGAACTGAAGGAGAAATTGCCAAAGGTCCAGGAACCGAAGGACAGAATATTCGAAGACACTCTTTCCGCCCTCGTGAACCTCGGGTATAAGAAGTCAGAGGCCCAGGAATGCCTTGAGAGGGCGATGAAGAGGGGGTTCACAACGATAGAGGACCTGCTGAAGGAATCACTGAAATATCTCACGGGAGGAAGCGATTCGCAGCGCGGGGGGACACGAGGTTGA
- a CDS encoding PDZ domain-containing protein: protein MTQCIDGILIINVQKGTSAEAAGLRGTRQRGGEIILGDIIISVNNKPVSSYDDLRNEFDKYRIGDVIDLGIIRDEKRMTISVKLEEVQ from the coding sequence TTGACACAATGCATTGATGGGATTCTTATTATCAATGTTCAGAAAGGGACCAGCGCAGAGGCAGCTGGTCTCAGAGGGACGCGCCAGAGGGGGGGCGAGATAATACTTGGCGATATCATTATAAGCGTAAACAATAAGCCTGTATCATCATATGATGACTTGAGGAACGAATTTGACAAGTACAGAATTGGAGATGTGATAGACCTCGGAATAATTCGCGATGAAAAGAGGATGACTATTTCGGTCAAACTTGAGGAGGTTCAATAG